In Clostridium sp. JN-1, one genomic interval encodes:
- a CDS encoding TolC family protein: MKRLNIFISILLITLFAGSTVFADSITLDIDSVMENAVNNNYNVKTADIKIQQNQNLYDNSFKEAAKIDDELSSGKVPENQVLQYVQRRDYPQMEYKYALYKYNNAKEVAKNQARFSIYKEYETLLNDKSNLDLEQIKLNNAKDNLNTAKLQLNLGTISPADEKAQEAKYAKEQANFNQIQRQYDAETMNMNKTLNLPLDTTYKILLKDKLTPSPYIRSYDDYNEDALKNRFEVLNGNEYIKLMKFEFDTTRGMDPYTMDAPYKIARYNWQMAKDQLDIQKINISLEINNLYNDLQNKSKQIDSLRDSYNLAYDQYNKALLKYNAGVMSKLDKNQYYINMLTADNSLKSGERDVWLAQIKLNYACGLGYDASSLLK; this comes from the coding sequence TTGAAGAGGTTAAATATATTTATTTCTATACTACTTATTACACTTTTTGCAGGAAGTACTGTTTTTGCCGACAGCATCACTTTGGATATAGATTCAGTTATGGAAAATGCCGTTAATAATAACTATAATGTAAAAACTGCAGATATAAAGATACAGCAAAATCAAAATCTTTATGACAACTCATTTAAAGAGGCAGCTAAAATAGATGATGAGCTTTCGAGCGGCAAAGTTCCTGAAAATCAAGTGCTTCAGTATGTACAGCGAAGGGATTATCCACAGATGGAGTATAAGTACGCATTATATAAGTATAATAATGCAAAAGAAGTTGCTAAAAATCAAGCAAGATTTTCAATATATAAGGAATATGAAACACTCTTAAATGATAAGAGTAATTTAGATTTGGAACAAATAAAGCTTAATAATGCCAAAGATAACTTAAATACAGCAAAGCTTCAATTGAATTTAGGTACTATATCTCCTGCTGATGAAAAAGCACAGGAAGCGAAGTATGCTAAAGAACAAGCAAATTTTAATCAAATTCAAAGGCAGTACGATGCTGAAACTATGAATATGAACAAAACTTTGAATTTACCTCTTGATACTACATATAAAATTCTTTTAAAAGATAAGCTAACACCATCACCTTATATAAGGTCATATGATGATTACAATGAGGATGCACTTAAAAATAGATTTGAAGTGCTAAATGGAAATGAGTATATAAAGTTAATGAAATTTGAATTTGATACTACAAGGGGTATGGATCCTTATACAATGGATGCACCATATAAAATTGCAAGATATAACTGGCAGATGGCTAAGGATCAGCTGGATATCCAAAAGATAAATATTTCACTGGAAATAAACAATTTATATAATGATCTTCAAAATAAATCAAAGCAAATTGATTCACTAAGAGATAGTTATAATTTAGCTTATGACCAGTATAATAAAGCACTTTTAAAGTATAATGCCGGCGTTATGAGTAAATTGGACAAGAATCAGTACTATATAAATATGCTGACAGCAGATAACAGCTTGAAATCCGGCGAAAGGGATGTTTGGCTTGCCCAAATAAAACTTAACTATGCATGCGGACTTGGATACGATGCTTCAAGTTTGCTTAAATAA
- a CDS encoding helix-turn-helix transcriptional regulator, translated as MSDLNKFFEKQMQDEEFRKEYNEMTPKYEIIKEIIQERNVQNLTQKQFADKVGIKQSNISRLESGNYNPSIEFLQKIAKALGKELHIEFRKTRV; from the coding sequence ATGAGTGATTTAAATAAGTTTTTCGAAAAGCAAATGCAAGATGAAGAATTTCGTAAGGAATACAATGAGATGACTCCTAAATATGAAATAATAAAAGAAATTATTCAGGAACGAAACGTACAAAATTTGACGCAAAAACAATTTGCAGATAAGGTTGGCATAAAACAGAGTAATATTTCTAGATTAGAAAGCGGTAATTATAATCCAAGTATAGAATTTTTACAAAAAATTGCGAAAGCTTTAGGAAAAGAGCTTCATATAGAATTTCGTAAAACTAGAGTTTAA
- a CDS encoding type II toxin-antitoxin system RelE/ParE family toxin, translating to MWDVDFYRTKDDIVPVEEFLNSLNIKMRAKALHELNILQQFGISLREPYSKSIKDGIFELRIKLGSDISRIFYFFRIGNKIILTNGFIKKAQNTPKSEINKALRYKADYEGRYGK from the coding sequence ATGTGGGATGTAGATTTTTACAGAACAAAGGATGATATTGTTCCAGTTGAGGAGTTTTTAAATAGTTTAAATATTAAAATGCGAGCAAAAGCTCTTCATGAATTAAATATACTTCAACAATTTGGTATAAGTTTAAGGGAACCTTATTCAAAATCAATTAAGGACGGAATATTTGAACTAAGAATCAAACTAGGCAGTGATATATCCAGAATTTTTTATTTTTTTCGCATTGGAAATAAAATAATTCTTACAAATGGTTTTATTAAAAAAGCTCAAAATACACCTAAAAGTGAAATTAATAAAGCCTTAAGGTATAAAGCTGATTATGAAGGGAGATATGGAAAATGA
- a CDS encoding TolC family protein: MNKKLAAALALSFVFSMGGTCLAAASNTTTSQTISLTLDDVLNNIEKDNRSIKLLDEQIDLCNKQFDNAHSNALGLEASNLNPAAAGNQYAALKIQEDVIPLEAAQAIQDTKHKRSDTLKTLKFTTEQEYMAVVNLQDQIDNIYRAIDNVNKQIDQTNLKIQQGQLTKDALNTLEVQKSQLEASLNTPKSQMQQALLGIKQALNLDLNTNLVLAPAKKDFTKYDDSNISGKITASVTNNYDLYSIQKNIDFAAMQQDIYSKYYHNDNTNEVQAGLNVQNLKNQLDETNLDKTIDLWNSYYDLKNKEDAVQTAKAAADADEAAYSSTKAKLSQGMVTQLQLDSAELALNKDKLNLQMAVNNYMVAVDTFKYNLSNE; this comes from the coding sequence ATGAATAAGAAATTAGCTGCCGCACTTGCACTGTCATTTGTATTTAGCATGGGCGGAACTTGTTTAGCAGCAGCTTCAAATACGACTACATCACAGACAATAAGCTTAACTTTAGATGATGTTTTAAATAATATAGAAAAAGACAACAGAAGTATAAAACTTTTGGATGAGCAAATAGACTTATGTAATAAACAATTTGACAATGCACATTCAAATGCTCTTGGACTTGAAGCGTCAAATTTAAATCCGGCTGCAGCAGGAAATCAATATGCAGCTTTAAAAATACAAGAAGATGTAATACCGCTTGAGGCTGCCCAAGCAATTCAAGATACAAAACACAAAAGAAGTGATACTCTTAAGACTTTAAAGTTTACAACAGAACAGGAGTATATGGCTGTTGTAAACCTTCAAGATCAAATAGATAATATATATAGAGCTATTGACAATGTAAATAAACAAATAGACCAGACAAATTTAAAAATACAGCAGGGACAGCTGACTAAAGATGCATTAAATACTCTGGAAGTACAAAAAAGTCAGCTTGAGGCATCTTTAAATACTCCAAAGTCACAAATGCAGCAGGCACTTTTGGGCATAAAACAAGCATTAAATCTTGATTTAAATACAAACCTTGTACTTGCTCCTGCTAAAAAGGATTTTACAAAATATGATGATTCAAATATAAGCGGCAAGATAACTGCATCGGTAACTAATAATTATGATTTATATAGTATCCAAAAGAATATAGATTTTGCAGCTATGCAGCAGGACATATATTCAAAATACTACCACAATGACAATACAAATGAAGTTCAGGCAGGTTTAAATGTACAAAACTTAAAAAATCAGCTTGATGAAACAAATCTGGATAAGACTATAGATTTGTGGAATTCTTACTATGACTTAAAGAACAAGGAAGATGCAGTACAAACTGCTAAAGCAGCTGCTGATGCTGATGAGGCAGCTTATAGCTCTACTAAAGCCAAGCTAAGTCAAGGTATGGTAACGCAGCTTCAACTTGATTCAGCTGAACTTGCTTTAAATAAGGACAAGTTAAATCTTCAAATGGCAGTCAACAACTATATGGTAGCAGTAGATACTTTTAAATATAATCTAAGCAATGAATAA